The following DNA comes from Enterocloster bolteae.
CCTGGTGGCAGGTCTGACTGCCGGTTCAGTAAAGGGGTAAAAATGAAGAATCAAGCAGCATTTTTGGTTGATAAACAGAGATTAGAGCTTATGGATTGTGATATGCCGTCCGTATCGGATACGGATGTGCTGGTTGAAGTGGCCCATGTGGGAATCTGCGGAAGTGATATGCATATATTTGAGGATCCGCATTACGCGGTAAAGGATATAAAACTTCCGGTGGTGCTGGGCCATGAATGTGCCGGACGTGTGGCAGCAGTTGGAAAAAGTGTAAAAGGAATCATACCAGGTGACCGCGTTGCTCTGGAACCAGGTGTTCCCTGCGGCAGTTGTGAGTTCTGCATGGGCGGCCGGTATAACCTGTGTCCTGATGTACGGTTTCTGGGAGCACGTCCATGGCTGAATGGGGCATTCAGCCGTTATGTCAGCCATCCCGCCAGATGGACGTTCAGGTTGCCTGATGCAATGGACACAGTGGAGGGGGCGCTTCTGGAACCACTTGTGGTAGGAATGCATGCAGTAGACAGGGCAAATCTCAGGACAGGTCAGTCTGTGCTGATACTGGGGGCCGGTTGCATTGGCCTGATGACATTGGAGGCATGTCTGGCCAGAGGAATTACAAATGTGACTATGTCAGATTTATATGAAAACAGGCTTGATATGGCCGGTACCATAGGCGCCAGGCATGTGGTCAATTCATCAGAAGAGGATATTATATCACGATCCGCACAGATAACAGCCAACAGAGGATATGACGTAATATTTGAAACCGCGGGAAGCCAGAAAACAGCCGCACTGACAGCGGATCTGGTGAAACGTGGAGGAAAGATTGTAATGGTAGGGAATGTGTTCGGGGAAACACCTTTTAACTTTTTCAAGACAAATTCAAAAGAGGCAGACATACTGGGAGTATTTCGCTACCGAAACCTGTATCCGGCAGCCATAGAGCTTTGCAGCGAAGGACAGGCAGAGCCTAAAAAGATAGTGACCAATTATTTTGAGTTTGAGAAGATACAGGCAGCTATGGAGTATGCCATCACACAAAAACAGGAAGCTGTTAAAACCGTGATTCGGATGTAGAAAGACGAGGGTAGGGATATATGTATACAGATGTGAAAACGATATTGGATGACGCATCCAGAAATAATTACGGCGTATTGGCTGCGTCTGCCATTAATCTGGAATTGGCAAGAGGATTGATTGCAGCCGCAGACGAACTCCAGTCACCATTAATCATTCTCATGGGCCAGATGCAGATGACCAAACATGCCAGAGCAGATGTGATGGTGCCTCTCATAAGGACGCTGGCAGAGGAGACCAATGTTCCTGTGGCCCTGATTCTGGACCACGGAAGGGACTGGGAGGTCATTACACATGCATACAGAAACGGTTTTTCCTCCATCATGATTGATGCTTCCGCTTATGAGATGGAAGAAAACATCAGAAGGACAAAGAAAGTCATAGAAATGTGCCATCCTCAGGGAGTGGCAGTGGAAGCAGAACTGGGACATGTTGGACAGGCAGCACTGGGAGATCAGACCGATGATTCCTGCTATACACGGCCTGAGGATGTTACGGAGTTCCTGAATCAGACCCGTGCTGACTGCCTTGCTATTGCCTGCGGTACAGCCCATGGACAGTACCCCAAGGGGGTTACACCTGAGATTCGTTTTGATATCATAAGGGCTGTCAAAAAGGTGACGGATGTGCCCATCGCACTTCATGGCGGTTCGGGTTCCGGGGATGAAAATATTAAAAAGGCAGTGGAAGCAGGCATCAACAAAGTTAATATCTGCACAGAGATATTTAACTATGTCCGCGATGAAATCAGGAAGACGCTGGAGCAGACACCTGAGATTGACCTGTTAAGCCTGATGTCCCGGACCGAGCAGGCAGCTAAAGAGATTGGTAAACATTTTATATGCCTGACCGGATCTCAGGGAAAGGCAGCTAATTTCCAGAGAAAGTCAGCCTTTCAGTACGGCTTTGCACAGACAGAGACAGACGGGGGCGAATAGGGGGAAGAATTAACAAAAGCAGCCCCAAAGAGAAAACGAAAATATCATAATGAAGGAAAGTAGACAAGGGTGGAACCAATATTCGGGGTTTTCCACCCTTATTTCCGTTTAAAATCCTCAGCTTGTTTGAATTTAGAATATTGTTTAGGACTGAGACCGGTGTGCTGTTTAAAGATACGGCTGAAATGGGACAGGTTTTTATAACCGACAAGACTGCATACAGAATCTACGGGAAGATTTTGTGATAGAAGCTCCTTTGCCTTCATGATGCGGCAGCTGATGATATACTGGTTTGGAGAGGTACCTGTCACATTCTTAAAGAGATTGCACAGATAAAATTTATTAATATAAAAGGTAGAAGACAAAAGTTCCAGGGAAAGCTCGTCACTCAGGTGTGTATGGATATGGTTAATGACGGAGTAAATCAGGCTGTAGGATGATGTTATGGTGTCGGATGAAATATTATGGTATTTCCGATACAGGTTATTAATAAAAATAAGAAATTCCCCCAAAAGAAATTTGACTTTAAGGTCATATCCATAATCCTGTTTGGCGGTGTCATCATTGCATGTAATCAGGCGCTTTAACTGGGTCAGGCACTCCTCGGCCTGGGGAATGGTCAGCGGCAGGATGTATGGATTCGAGAACGGCCTTAAGAAAAAACACTCCAGCAAATCCGTTTCTTTGGAGGATAAGGATTCAATGTATTCCGGTTTAAAGGAAAGCGTGTACCGTTCAAAACGTTCATGAGTATTCAGGGTAATCTTATGCAAATCCATATTATTGAATAAAATAATACTGTTTTTGGGAACCTTCCAGTTTTTTTCACTTACATGACATACTGAGTTGGGGGTCAGCATGAATATAATGTCAAACTGTTTATGGGTATGATATTCATGCTGTTCAGGACCGTAGGTCACTTTGTACTTAAAAGAAAAATCCTCGGAAAAATGGGGGGATATGGGTGTTTTTGCAGGCATATTTTTGAGCTGGTCGCCTCCCTTGCAAATTATCATAATGCCAATTATTGTACATAACATACCAGGATTTATGCAACTGTTTCATTAAACATCAAAAGAAATGCAAAAAACACAGAAAGAATAGTAAAAATATCTTGTTTGACCTTAATAAAAGGCGCATCATGGATTTTGGAAAAACTATTGAACAAAACAAAAGCGTTCTGTCAATATTT
Coding sequences within:
- a CDS encoding class II fructose-bisphosphate aldolase; this translates as MYTDVKTILDDASRNNYGVLAASAINLELARGLIAAADELQSPLIILMGQMQMTKHARADVMVPLIRTLAEETNVPVALILDHGRDWEVITHAYRNGFSSIMIDASAYEMEENIRRTKKVIEMCHPQGVAVEAELGHVGQAALGDQTDDSCYTRPEDVTEFLNQTRADCLAIACGTAHGQYPKGVTPEIRFDIIRAVKKVTDVPIALHGGSGSGDENIKKAVEAGINKVNICTEIFNYVRDEIRKTLEQTPEIDLLSLMSRTEQAAKEIGKHFICLTGSQGKAANFQRKSAFQYGFAQTETDGGE
- a CDS encoding AraC family transcriptional regulator, which gives rise to MPAKTPISPHFSEDFSFKYKVTYGPEQHEYHTHKQFDIIFMLTPNSVCHVSEKNWKVPKNSIILFNNMDLHKITLNTHERFERYTLSFKPEYIESLSSKETDLLECFFLRPFSNPYILPLTIPQAEECLTQLKRLITCNDDTAKQDYGYDLKVKFLLGEFLIFINNLYRKYHNISSDTITSSYSLIYSVINHIHTHLSDELSLELLSSTFYINKFYLCNLFKNVTGTSPNQYIISCRIMKAKELLSQNLPVDSVCSLVGYKNLSHFSRIFKQHTGLSPKQYSKFKQAEDFKRK
- a CDS encoding NAD(P)-dependent alcohol dehydrogenase translates to MKNQAAFLVDKQRLELMDCDMPSVSDTDVLVEVAHVGICGSDMHIFEDPHYAVKDIKLPVVLGHECAGRVAAVGKSVKGIIPGDRVALEPGVPCGSCEFCMGGRYNLCPDVRFLGARPWLNGAFSRYVSHPARWTFRLPDAMDTVEGALLEPLVVGMHAVDRANLRTGQSVLILGAGCIGLMTLEACLARGITNVTMSDLYENRLDMAGTIGARHVVNSSEEDIISRSAQITANRGYDVIFETAGSQKTAALTADLVKRGGKIVMVGNVFGETPFNFFKTNSKEADILGVFRYRNLYPAAIELCSEGQAEPKKIVTNYFEFEKIQAAMEYAITQKQEAVKTVIRM